The Deltaproteobacteria bacterium IMCC39524 genomic interval AGCCAAACCCAATAGGCCTTTGAAATGAAGCCTCCCTACCTCGGAAGGTTATTAGCCAGAGCAAATAATTATACCCTAAAATTAGGCATGCATTTCTGACACACAGAGAAATTCTCAGTACCCCTGATAAATAAAAAAATGGAGGCAACCCCCACTGCTGCACTCAACTTGATCTTACAATGGATGTAAAATCAAATTTGACCTACTACACTTTAACCAACGATGCGACAAGAACCTCGGCCTTCTGTCTAAACTCCTCCAGAGTTCCGTCATTGAGGATTTTGCCATCCCAGGCGGTATAATCATCCAGAGAGGTCTCACTGGCATGGTTATTCGCACCATCGAAGCCGGGACGCTCAATTTTAACGATGAGACCACCATGTTCCTTGATAACGTTCAACTCGTTCATGAAACGTACGTCGTCTACCAACACATACATCTGTTCGACGTCATACTCTGATATTTTTCTCCCCCAGGCTTTGGTCCAGTAATCAGGATCTTGATCTCTGCGATATTCAGTGCCCCACCACTGCAGGATGCGTCTCACCGTGACCGCCGTCTGACCTGGGCGATCCTGAATCTCCTGGTGTTCCGAAATGAAATGTGGCCACTTGGGACATTCTTGCAGAGCCTTCTTCTCGTCGACGTAAAAGACCCGAACCTTGTCATCCTGGCAACCATAGACCAAAGGCACCGACTCCTCTGCGCCAATAGCACGAAGAAAAGCCTCCACTTCATCTCTCAGCACCATCGCCATAGGAATGATTTTGCATTCTTTATTGAGTAAGGGCTCCACATGCTTTGCAGCCGTAGTTTTTCCAGTCGCCGCCTTACCGGCAAAACCGAGAATCATAGTATTTACTCCGGGGAAATATTGTAGGTTGAATTTGAGAGTGTACTTGAATCGACCTTCTGCATCAATCCTAACCGGCGGGTAGACGCAAAAGATTTATCACCGTCTCTCCGGCCCCAAGAAACATAGATTTGTCAGCAGTTTAAAACACTTGAAATTACAGGTTGTCTCTGCCTTACAAACAGCTATCCTATAAATATGAGGCAACGACCATGAACATCATTTACATCCTTGACCTGATCGGCACTGCTGCTTTTGCTGCGTCCGGGGCATGGGTCGGAGTGCGCAAACATATGGACCTGTTTGGTGTACTGGTCCTTGGAGTGGTCACCGCTGTCGGTGGCGGGACTCTGCGTGACCTGCTACTTGGAGACATTCCACCCTTCTCCCTGAAAAATGAAAGCTATATCTACATCGCCATTGTCGTCTCACTGATCGTTTTTGCCAACCGCGTACAGTTCAAGACTTTTGAGAAACCGCTTTTATATTTTGATGCCATCGGCCTGGGAACCTTTGTTGTGATCGGCACAACCAAGGCCCTTGACTTTCATCTGGGCCTGCTCGGAGCCATTCTGATGGGGGTGATGACAGGAACAGCAGGGGGCGTCATTCGTGATCTTTTTGCCAACCAAGTGCCATTGATTTTCCGCCGTGAGATTTACGCTTCAGCCTGCGTTGCCGGTGGACTGCTTCTTGTTACCCTGGAAACTGTCGGCACGGCTCGCCCGGTCGCAGCACTCCTATCTGCAGGCACAGTCATTTCGGTCCGTTTGCTGGCAATCCAATACAATTGGGCACTCCCAAAATCATAAAACTTAAGCTGGTAGAGAGGGCTGGAAAAGTGGCGAACAAATCATGAATGGCCACCCGACGCTGTTCAGGTGGCCAATCATATAGGCTTCACGGATATTGCGATACTTATTAAAGGCCGGTGTAGCTGAACTTCTGCCCGCCAACCGTGGCTTCATACATAAGGCCACCTTTCGTAATGGTGTATGTCGCCATGCCTTTGTTGTAGCCGGCGCCGGTCGTGGAAGCATTATTTTTGCCTCCGCTGGCGGTCGCGGAACTCCCCGAAGTATTGGCGGAGGCCCCAGCGGCAGCGGTTATTGCGGTGGCTTGTGCCTCTGCACCGAATTCGAAATTACCCTTTGTAAACTCTTCAAGAGCACGTTTATCCTGGAAGAAAACAACCTGGCTGAAACCCGCTCCTCCGAGTTGAAAGCCAACGGTCGCCTGGGTCATTGTCGTATTGCCAATGTGTTTGCCTTGTTGATAAACACGCCCTTTCCCGTAAGCACCCCCGACTAAAAAACCAGCTTTGCCAATAGTCGGAAACAGTGCATAGCCGTGGGCGCTGTCAAACATATTTGCAATGCCGGCATCAACGAACATTTTCTTGGTGTCCTCATACTCACCGGCATAGACACTTGCACAGGACAAAGCAATGAGCAGCCCGATCATCAGAATCTTTAGTGTTGTCTTCATGGAGGGTCTCCTTTTGCATGATTTATCAGATCTAAAAAGTGACATTCTGACCACACTTTAGCGAGGATTTTGAAATATTCAATCCAGGCACAATTATCCTTTAACGAATAAACAGGCATCGAGAATAATCCGTTATCGATGTCTGCTGATTATTTTTTCTTATTTTTACCACCCTTGCTTTTCTTACCATCTCTCTCTTGCTTGGCATCTCTCTCTTGCTTGGCATCTCTCTCTTGCTTGGCATCTCTCTCTTGTTTGGCATCTCTCTCTTGCTTGGCATCTCTCTCTTGCTTGGCATCTCTCTCTTGCTTGGCATCTCTCTCTTGCTTGCTATCTCTCTCTTGCTTGCTATCTCTTTCTTGGTTGCTTTCTCTGTCCCCTTTATCAAGATCATCGTCATCATCATGCATCTTTCCAAACCGTCCATGCTCTTCATCTTCATGACCTGGGCTCTTGTCTCGCTTGCCCTTTTGCAGATCATCCTCACGATTGAAACGTGCGTTGTCAGACGCATTATCCAGTGCATTTTCATTCGGGTTCGGGGCAGACAGAACGGGCAGAGGAAGGACAAGACAAAGCATCAAAACATAAACCAATACTCGACACATATTTATCTCCTTATCAGAAGCAGACTTCAAAATTTTTGAAATACTCCAACAGCGCACTTCTTTGAGAAGAGAGGGGCGCCATCAACATTCAAACAGTACCGCGATTCATGATTTTATCAACAAGCAGCAACAACGGCACGGGACAAAACCGCTCACAGCTGTTCTCTCTGTTCTTCCTTAGCACATACCTGACAACATCTACCATGATTTGACCTGAGTCTTGCTTAAAGAGAAACATAGCCCTGGGCTTGAAGAAAAGTATCTGAAGTTAGTAAAAAGGTACGAGCCGCAAGCCGTCTAACAGACAAGGTTGAATCATTATCCAAAGGCCCACGAACCTGGGCTTTTGCTTTTATTTCTCCTCATCGCAATTACAGGCTAGTTGACCTGAGTCATATTTTCGAAAACTGATTTGAGCTACGATTCGTAATCGACACAAAAAACCCACTATTCTCTAACAAAGAAAAATCTTAGACAAAGGAGTTTATAAAATGGGCTGTTGTTCAAACACAGGCGGCAACACAGGGCCTTTTGCCGAAGGCAGAGAGTTGGTTGAATTTGTCTACCAGGCTCATGGTGGAAGTTTAAGAAATCAGCCTATACCTAACGGCGGTTTAATGGCTGTCTGCCAGGGTTGCGGCGCGGGCTTCACCCTGACCACATTTGTGGGCCAATGCACAGATTGTGGTGGCGTTCATGCTGTTTCCCCGCCACGCAGTGACAGTGCAGAAAACATTCAATTTGCAGGTACAGACTTTAACCTCCCGAAAGGTTGTCAGTCTATCTGATCACCCAAACTCTCGACTTGAGGTAAAACAGCCAGCGGAAAGCGCTTGGACTTTTTTCTCTACTCCTTACAGATTAAACAGAAAAGGCCACCGAACGTCGGTGCCCTTAATTTTTGTGCGCAGAGAATCTGCACCTCGTCTATCAAGAAGAAATTTTATTCTAATGTCCCAATCGAGAAGCCAACGGAATCAGCTGAAGATAATCGTCGTAGCTCAAGCTCGTCTGCCAATGATCAGTCAGCATGCCGGTTAATACTCCACCACCAAAAAGCCCCATCACGATAACAACGAACGCGACCCCCGGAACAGGTCGCTTCCAGAACGCCATCGACAGTGCGCCCTTTTCAGGACAATGACTGACACAAGTCAGGCAACCTGTACATTCTGGTGAGTGAATCTGCACCTTGTGCTGCACGTCGATCTGGGCCGGACAGGCACGACTGCATGCACCACAATCGATACACTTATCCGGGTAGCGGGAGACCTTGAAGGGGCTGAGCATACTCAGCAAGCCAAGCAGCGCGCCGTAAGGGCAGAGGTAACGGCACCAGAAGTTTTTGTAAAAAACAGACAACAGCGAAAGCAGGGTGATCACCACCATGCTGGTCATCGACATTCCAGTAAAGAAATGAAGCATCTTTACATCGGCAATCGCCCAGTAAGGCGCTTTGAGAAATTCTTTCATTGCGACAACCGGCATGCCGAAGAGAATCAATTTTACAAAGAAGAAGAGCAACGCGTACTTGGCAAACTGCAGAAAAAGATCGAGACCACGCCAGATACGAAGATTTCGGCCAAACAGCTTAACGCCAACTTTCCAGCTCGCCTCAGAAAGAGTGCCGACCGGGCAAATGAAAGAGCAGAAGGATTTCTTGGTCAAAAACGCCATGGCCAGAAAGGTCAAAAAGAGCACCAGTGCCGCAGGATGAATGGTGTCAAAGTGACCTGTGAACAACCAGGTTTTCAAGCTCACCAGTGCTCCGATCGGCAGAAAACCCTCAACTCCCGGGGGGCGAGAATAATAACCCGCCTGCCCTGCCGTTTCGAAGTGCCGCACGAAGAGGCCGAACTGGATGCCCAGGAAGAGGCACCAGCCGAGGAAAAGCCACTGGATCGTCAACCGCCAGTGACTAGCTTTTTTCCAACTGATTATTTTATTCATGATGCGTTGAAGATACTCCGAATTGAGTATCAAAGAAATGACTTTGGTCAAATTTTCAAAGCGGCGACACTTCCATTGAAGTGTCCCCGCTCAACCTTTAAAGAGCATCTCAGCCGTTTCGTAGATCGTCTCGGAGAGAGTCGGATGCGGATGAATCGACTTGCGAAGATCTTCACTGACCGCAGCCATCTCCAACGCCAGCACCCCTTCAGCGATCAACTCCCCCGCGCCGGGGCCGGCAATAGCCACGCCGAGCAAGCGATCGGTGTCCGGATCAATGATCAGCTTGGTCATGCCATCATCGCGACCGAGAGTAAGCGTACGCCCATTGCTGCGCCAGGGCATTTTAGCCGTTTTGATCTTGATTTTTTGTTCACGTGCTTCAGTTTCGGTCAAGCCGCACCAGGCAATCTCTGGATCGGTAAAAACCACAGCCGGAATCGCGCGTGGGTCAAACACAGCTTTTCTGCCCGCAATCACCTCAGCAGCAACATTTGCTTCAGCATAAGCCTTATGTGCCAGCATCGGTTCACCGGCAATATCACCAATCGCAAAGATGTGCTCTTCGTCTGTCCGCATCTGGGCATCCACCTGAATGAAGCCCTTCTCGTTGACTTTTATGGATGTATTTTGAAGCCCCAGGTTCTCACTGTTAGGTTTACGGCCAATGGCAATCAAAACTTTACTGAAAAGGCTCTTGGTCGCTTGTCCCTGCTTATCCTCAACAGTGACCATCACGCCATTCTTCTGTTCTTTCAAATCGGTGACACGGGTATTCAACTTGATCTCGGAAAATTTTTTGTCAATCCGTCTTTTCAGCACTGAAACCAGATCACGATCACAGCCCGGCAGCAGACCAGCGGTCATTTCCACAACCGAGACTTTACTGCCGAGAGCAACGTAGGCAGAACCGAGCTCCAGCCCGATATAGCCACCGCCGACAACCAGCAGCGAAGAGGGAATATTCGGGATTTCAAGGGCGCCGGTTGAATCGATAATTTTGCTACTGCCAGCCGCCACGCCCGGCAGCATGATTGGTCTTGAACCGGTGGCGAGGATAGCTTTTTCGAACGACATCTCACCCGTGGTTCCGGCAGTGGCTGTCACAGTTAAAGTGTGCGCGTCCTTAAACTTCGCCATACCGCGAACATAGGTGATCTTCTGTTTTACGACTTTTCCGCCGAGACCTCCGGTCAACTTGCCGATGACTTCGTCTTTCCAGCTACGCACCCGGTCAAGATCTATTTGAGGCTTTTTGAAGGTGACGCCAATTTCTGTAGCTTCTTCAGCTTCTGCAACCAGTTTGGCAACGTGGAGCAAAGCCTTCGACGGAATGCAGCCACGATGCAGGCAGACGCCTCCCGGGTTCGCCTCCGGGTCAATCAGGGTGACATTCAAGCCCAGTTCAACAGCCTTGAAGGCGGCTGCATATCCACCCGGTCCTGCTCCTATAACAACCAGTTGCGCACTGGTGGGGATCTTTTCTGTGTTACTCACATCATCATCCTTTCATGACCAGGTTCAGAGGGTTTTCAAGTGCCTCGCAAATCCAGCGCAGGAAACGGGCACCATCGGCACCGTCAACAACGCGGTGGTCATAGGTCAAAGAAAGCGGCATGATCCGTTGCGGGACAAACTGGTTGCCATCCCACACCGGCTGCATTGCAGCGGTCGAGATCCCCAGGATCGCCACCTGCGGGGCATAAACGATCGGCGTAAAAGAAGTCCCCCCAACCCCGCCGAGGTTGCTGATTGTAAAAGTTCCACCTTCCATATCGGCGGGACTGATCTTGCGCTCACGGGTCTTCTCGGCAAGTCCGTTCAATTCCGTGGCGAGTCGTTCGATGCCTTTCTGATCGGCATCACGAATCACAGGCACCAGCAAGCCACCGGGAGTATCAACAGCAACGCCTATATGCACATAATCTTTCAACACAAGCTCTTTATTTGCCAGGTCCAGGCTGCTATTGACACCCGGAAACGCCTTAAGCGCTGCAGCACAGACCTTGACCATGATGGCTGTCATGGTCAAACGATTTTCAGCATTGGCGCGCTGGTTGGTCTTCTGGCGAAACGCCTCGATCTCTGTTATCTGAGCATTGTCATACTGAGTGACCATGGGGATCGTCGACCAGGCATAGCCCATGGAGTCGGCAGTCAATTCACGAACCCGAGACAGTGGCTCACGACGGATCGCCCCCCAACGGCTGAAATCGGGCAATGGCCGCTGGGCATGCAGCCCTGGGAACTCTCCAACCACCGACGGAACTGAGCCTCCCCCGGTTATGCGCTGCATGGTTTCGCGAACGAAATTGCGCACATCATCTTCACTGATACGTCCGCCGGGGCCCGTGCCTTGCACCTGGTAAATATCGACGCCAAGCTCACGCGCCAATCGCCGCACGGAAGGAGCCGCGGGAGCAACAAGATCGTTGCGTCGTACAGTGCTCAGATCAACCTGAAGCTCATCACGCGGCGGTGTAGAAGAAGCCTGGATTTCAGCGGGTTCTGCCTGTTCAGTGACAACCGTAGAGACCGGTTCTGCTTCAACGACAGGTGCGGGGCTCTCTTCACTGTCTATCTCGGGGGCTTCGACCTCTTCGTCCCCCCCGGACGACTCCAGAACCATAATGACCGCACCAATCGCCACACGGTCACCTTCGGCCACCAGAACTTCGGTAATTTTACCTGCGTGGCTCGAGGGGACCTCGACAACCGCCTTGTCAGTCTCCAACTCCAGCAGAGTCTGCTCTACTTCAACGCTATCGCCGACAGCAACTGTGATATTAACAACGGTTCCTTCAGTGACACCTTCTGAAACGGCAGGAACTCTAATCTCGTGTTTCATAGTTTTCCTCAATTTGACTCGTGATTCGCAAACAGCATCCACTTACAACAGAGGGACAGTTTCCGTTTGAGGGCAATGCCGTATTAATCGACATGGGGGTTTAACTTCTCTGGATCAATCTTCAAATCAGCGATGGCTTTAGCCACCTCGTCATTGCTAACCTCGCCGGCATCAGCCAGCTGTTTCAATGTCGCTACCACAATATAACGAGCATCGACTTCAAAGAAGTCACGCAGCCTCTCACGGCTGTCGCTGCGACCAAAGCCATCTGTTCCCAGGCAATACAAAGGTGCAGGGAACCAGGCTGATACAGCCGCCGGAAGAAGCTTCATATAATCCGAGGCCGCAACAAAGACACCCTTCTCCTTGGCGAGAAGAGTGCCGACATAGGGGACCTTGGCTTTCTTTTTCGGGTTCAGCAGGTTCCAACGCTCGCACTCAACGCTATCCTGGTAAAGCTCCTTATAGCTGGTCACACTCCAGACATCAGCAGCAACCGCATACTCCTCTTCCAGGATTTTCTGTGCCTTGATCGTTTCGTTGAGAATGGCACCGCTGCCGAGCAAATGTGCCTTGCTTTTGCTCTTTTTCAAGTTCGAGGCTTTGAACTTGTACATGCCCTTGATGATACCTTCGCGCACACCCTTACCCTTCGGCATCGGCGGCATCAGGTAGGTTTCATTCATCACCGTAAGGTAATAGATCAGGTCCTCCTGATGACAATACATACGGGTCAATCCATCATGAATGATCACGGCCAATTCATAAGCAAAGGCCGGGTCATAGGCCTTGATCTTGGTGGGCGTCATCGCCAATACATGACTGTGGCCATCCTGATGCTGCAGACCTTCTCCGGCGAGGGTGGTTCGACCCGAGGTCGCACCGATCAGGAAGCCCCTGGCGCGGCTGTCGCAAGCCTGCCAGATCTGGTCACCAACCCGCTGGAAACCGAACATTGAATAAAAAGTGTAAAAAGGAATAGTCTGTACACCGTTGCTGGAATGGGAGGTTCCCGCGGCGATAAAGCTGGCCATGGAGCCAGCCTCGCTCAAGCCTTCTTCAAGGATAGCACCGGTTTTCTTCTCGTTGTAATGTAGCAGACTCCCTTTATCGACCGGTTCATAGAGTTGCCCTGCGTGGCTGTAGATACCTGCCTGTCTGAAGAGTGCTTCCATGCCGAAGGTCCGCGCTTCATCAGGAACAATCGGCACGATCAACTTACCGAGCTCCGGATCACGCAACAGCTTGGCCAGCAGGTGCACGTAAGCCATGGTCGTTGCCAGTTCACGATCACCTGAGCCATCAAGGTACTCGCGGATCAGACCATCGGTCTGGCAGGCGATCGGCGCCTGGCCGGAGAATCTTTTCGGCAATGAACCGCCGAGAGCTGCACGCCGCTCCTTGAGATACACCATTTCCGGGCTGTCTTCAGCCGGCTTGTAGAAAGGAGCTTCGGCAATCTCGCTATCACTGACCGGGATATTGAAGCGGGTGCGGAACTCTTTCAACTCGTCCTCGTTGAGTTTTTTCTGCGAGTGAGTGATGTTTTTTCCTTCACCAGCTTCTCCGAGACCATAACCCTTGATGGTATGCGCCAGGATTACGGTTGGCTTTTCATCCTGAGAGATTGCATTCTGGTAAGCAGCGTAGACCTTGTCAGGGTCGTGGCCACCACGGGTCAGGCGTCCCAGTTGCTCGTCACTATAGTTTTCTACTAATTTGAGTAATTCTGGATATTTGCCGAAAAATTTTTCACGGACATAATCACCTTTTTTCAGAGTGAAGTGCTGCATCTCACCATCAAGGACCTCGTCCATGCGCTTGACCAGCAGGCCCGTATCATCCTTTTCAAGCAGATGATCCCAGTCGTCGCCCCAGATCACTTTGATGACATTCCAGCCGGCACCACGGAAAGCTGCTTCCAGCTCCTGGATAATCTTGCCATTGCCTCGTACAGGGCCGTCCAGGCGCTGCAAGTTGCAGTTGACGACAAAGATCAGGTTGTTGAGCTTCTCCCGTGACGCCAGGGTGATGGCGCCAAGCGATTCGGGTTCATCCATCTCACCGTCACCGAGCATTGCCCAGACTTTGCGACCGCTTGATTTGCGCAAACCCCGATCAACCAGGTAATGATTGAAACGGGCCTGGTAGATCGCAGAGATTGCGGTCAGGCCCATGGAGACCGTCGGAAATTCCCAGAAGTCGGGCATAAGGAAGGGGTGAGGATAAGACGAAAGACCGCCTTCGGGAGCCAGCTCATTCCGAAAACGACTCAAATCTTCACTGCTGAGGCGCCCTTCGAGAAAGGCCCGTGCATAGGCCCCAGGTGCGGCGTGCCCCTGGAAATAAACCATGTCACCGAGAAACTCGTCTGTGCGCCCTCTCCAGAAATGGTTGAAACCAACTTCCCAGAGGGTTGCAACCGAGGCATATGTGGAGATATGGCCACCGATACCGCTGCTCTCGCGATTGGCACGAACCACCATGGCCATGGCGTTCCAGCGGATGATTGACTTGATACGTCGCTCGATCTCACGGTTGCCCGGGAAAACCGGCTGCTGATTCCTGGGGATGGTGTTGATGTAAGGGGTGTTGGCGGTAAAAGGAACGCTGATCCCCTGCTCCTGAGCCCGCACCTGCAGCAGGCGTAGCAACTCCTGGACCCGCTCCTCGCCTTGCGTCTGTAAAACATAGTCGAGTGAATCACGCCACTCGGCATTCTCAATATCGAGTAAAGAATCAGTAATTTTATGATCATTTGAAGTCATCTGTTCCAACTCCTCATATATAATGAAAGCGTATAAACAGCACGCTATCAATGAAGTAATATTTCAAATTTTTCTACACGTTAAAATGTACCTGACATTTGATATTTAGCTACAATTGAAACGCGAAAAAAGGATTTCATTCAAAGCAGATACTGGAACAAAAGCAAAGAGCATCGGACCTACAAAGGACTTTTTTCTCAATAAGGGCTGTCTCGAAGAAGACTGAGAAAAGAGCGTCTCTGATCGTAGAATGTCCACAAGGATACAGATCGTGGCGATCATAACGTTGAGGACTAAACGGCTTTCTATACATCGCCACCAAAAGGAAGGGATATTCCGTCAACGGGGCGGCTGTGGTTACTCATTTGCTGCCCGCAAACCTTCCTCACTTGCCTTCCGGCCTTGCGCAGTGTCGTCTGGAAGGTCATGAGCTTCAATCAACTTCTCCGGGCTTAGGGAGCGACTCTGCTCAACCTGATCAACACCTTTTGCGGTGATTGACAAATGACCTGTATCGAGACGTTCGACCCACCCCTTTGTCCTGATGTACCACAGATGGAACTCAGTCAATTCGAGAGGCGTGTTAAGAAGTCGTGAAATTTCAACTTCCCCCAACCCAGGGCTTTTCATGCTGCGCCTTCGTTGAACATACAACAAGGAAAGGATACGCTCACGAGCGACCCTGTCGTCGCCGAGCTCGGACATATCGCTGGCCACCGACGCAAGCCGCCATTTGCGGTTCCAGTAATCTCTATACTTTACGTCATATCCGGCGCGGGTTTCAGGATCTATAAGTATCTGGTGGGCTTCAATGATCTGAATGAATCGGTCTTTGTTCGTTAAGTTGTTGTGATCAGGGTGGAATTTCTGGGCCAGATGCCGAAATACGCGTTCAATGGTTTCGGCATCAGCATTGGAACTCAATTGCAGCAACTCGTAGTAATCAACAAACTCATTTGCGCCCATAATGAGGACCTCTTAAATTTTTCGCTTTTATCCCATTAGAAGGGGATTCATTTACACTCGATGAAAATGTCTCCGGTTGAGACGAGTGTCGCTATTTTAGCTACGCAACGAACCAGCAACAAAGTCTTTATTTAATTTTAATTTTATACCATCAATACATGACCAAACA includes:
- a CDS encoding trimeric intracellular cation channel family protein; this translates as MNIIYILDLIGTAAFAASGAWVGVRKHMDLFGVLVLGVVTAVGGGTLRDLLLGDIPPFSLKNESYIYIAIVVSLIVFANRVQFKTFEKPLLYFDAIGLGTFVVIGTTKALDFHLGLLGAILMGVMTGTAGGVIRDLFANQVPLIFRREIYASACVAGGLLLVTLETVGTARPVAALLSAGTVISVRLLAIQYNWALPKS
- a CDS encoding YSC84-related protein, giving the protein MKTTLKILMIGLLIALSCASVYAGEYEDTKKMFVDAGIANMFDSAHGYALFPTIGKAGFLVGGAYGKGRVYQQGKHIGNTTMTQATVGFQLGGAGFSQVVFFQDKRALEEFTKGNFEFGAEAQATAITAAAGASANTSGSSATASGGKNNASTTGAGYNKGMATYTITKGGLMYEATVGGQKFSYTGL
- a CDS encoding 4Fe-4S binding protein; this encodes MNKIISWKKASHWRLTIQWLFLGWCLFLGIQFGLFVRHFETAGQAGYYSRPPGVEGFLPIGALVSLKTWLFTGHFDTIHPAALVLFLTFLAMAFLTKKSFCSFICPVGTLSEASWKVGVKLFGRNLRIWRGLDLFLQFAKYALLFFFVKLILFGMPVVAMKEFLKAPYWAIADVKMLHFFTGMSMTSMVVITLLSLLSVFYKNFWCRYLCPYGALLGLLSMLSPFKVSRYPDKCIDCGACSRACPAQIDVQHKVQIHSPECTGCLTCVSHCPEKGALSMAFWKRPVPGVAFVVIVMGLFGGGVLTGMLTDHWQTSLSYDDYLQLIPLASRLGH
- the lpdA gene encoding dihydrolipoyl dehydrogenase, with amino-acid sequence MSNTEKIPTSAQLVVIGAGPGGYAAAFKAVELGLNVTLIDPEANPGGVCLHRGCIPSKALLHVAKLVAEAEEATEIGVTFKKPQIDLDRVRSWKDEVIGKLTGGLGGKVVKQKITYVRGMAKFKDAHTLTVTATAGTTGEMSFEKAILATGSRPIMLPGVAAGSSKIIDSTGALEIPNIPSSLLVVGGGYIGLELGSAYVALGSKVSVVEMTAGLLPGCDRDLVSVLKRRIDKKFSEIKLNTRVTDLKEQKNGVMVTVEDKQGQATKSLFSKVLIAIGRKPNSENLGLQNTSIKVNEKGFIQVDAQMRTDEEHIFAIGDIAGEPMLAHKAYAEANVAAEVIAGRKAVFDPRAIPAVVFTDPEIAWCGLTETEAREQKIKIKTAKMPWRSNGRTLTLGRDDGMTKLIIDPDTDRLLGVAIAGPGAGELIAEGVLALEMAAVSEDLRKSIHPHPTLSETIYETAEMLFKG
- a CDS encoding 2-oxo acid dehydrogenase subunit E2; its protein translation is MKHEIRVPAVSEGVTEGTVVNITVAVGDSVEVEQTLLELETDKAVVEVPSSHAGKITEVLVAEGDRVAIGAVIMVLESSGGDEEVEAPEIDSEESPAPVVEAEPVSTVVTEQAEPAEIQASSTPPRDELQVDLSTVRRNDLVAPAAPSVRRLARELGVDIYQVQGTGPGGRISEDDVRNFVRETMQRITGGGSVPSVVGEFPGLHAQRPLPDFSRWGAIRREPLSRVRELTADSMGYAWSTIPMVTQYDNAQITEIEAFRQKTNQRANAENRLTMTAIMVKVCAAALKAFPGVNSSLDLANKELVLKDYVHIGVAVDTPGGLLVPVIRDADQKGIERLATELNGLAEKTRERKISPADMEGGTFTISNLGGVGGTSFTPIVYAPQVAILGISTAAMQPVWDGNQFVPQRIMPLSLTYDHRVVDGADGARFLRWICEALENPLNLVMKG
- the aceE gene encoding pyruvate dehydrogenase (acetyl-transferring), homodimeric type encodes the protein MTSNDHKITDSLLDIENAEWRDSLDYVLQTQGEERVQELLRLLQVRAQEQGISVPFTANTPYINTIPRNQQPVFPGNREIERRIKSIIRWNAMAMVVRANRESSGIGGHISTYASVATLWEVGFNHFWRGRTDEFLGDMVYFQGHAAPGAYARAFLEGRLSSEDLSRFRNELAPEGGLSSYPHPFLMPDFWEFPTVSMGLTAISAIYQARFNHYLVDRGLRKSSGRKVWAMLGDGEMDEPESLGAITLASREKLNNLIFVVNCNLQRLDGPVRGNGKIIQELEAAFRGAGWNVIKVIWGDDWDHLLEKDDTGLLVKRMDEVLDGEMQHFTLKKGDYVREKFFGKYPELLKLVENYSDEQLGRLTRGGHDPDKVYAAYQNAISQDEKPTVILAHTIKGYGLGEAGEGKNITHSQKKLNEDELKEFRTRFNIPVSDSEIAEAPFYKPAEDSPEMVYLKERRAALGGSLPKRFSGQAPIACQTDGLIREYLDGSGDRELATTMAYVHLLAKLLRDPELGKLIVPIVPDEARTFGMEALFRQAGIYSHAGQLYEPVDKGSLLHYNEKKTGAILEEGLSEAGSMASFIAAGTSHSSNGVQTIPFYTFYSMFGFQRVGDQIWQACDSRARGFLIGATSGRTTLAGEGLQHQDGHSHVLAMTPTKIKAYDPAFAYELAVIIHDGLTRMYCHQEDLIYYLTVMNETYLMPPMPKGKGVREGIIKGMYKFKASNLKKSKSKAHLLGSGAILNETIKAQKILEEEYAVAADVWSVTSYKELYQDSVECERWNLLNPKKKAKVPYVGTLLAKEKGVFVAASDYMKLLPAAVSAWFPAPLYCLGTDGFGRSDSRERLRDFFEVDARYIVVATLKQLADAGEVSNDEVAKAIADLKIDPEKLNPHVD
- a CDS encoding DnaJ domain-containing protein, with the translated sequence MGANEFVDYYELLQLSSNADAETIERVFRHLAQKFHPDHNNLTNKDRFIQIIEAHQILIDPETRAGYDVKYRDYWNRKWRLASVASDMSELGDDRVARERILSLLYVQRRRSMKSPGLGEVEISRLLNTPLELTEFHLWYIRTKGWVERLDTGHLSITAKGVDQVEQSRSLSPEKLIEAHDLPDDTAQGRKASEEGLRAANE